One genomic region from Saprospiraceae bacterium encodes:
- a CDS encoding gliding motility-associated C-terminal domain-containing protein has protein sequence MVDYPDEKWQYSEFCYTAVGGEKYLTFGDFTYPEAHHNCLDGDISYYFMDEVSLTAVEDPSTIEVQYPVCDKSFPFVLDGTDIVQNQTLIDTTSWLWDGVINNSSRLIEKEGFYKLVFDRTNCVRSEYNINIKDSNCSYSLFLPNIFTPNNDGYNDDFSMHSTGVAFNKISIFNRIGQVVFESNDPNFRWDGQLHRKDLSDGVYVYLITGQAISSGRIIQKSGSVTLIR, from the coding sequence ATGGTAGATTATCCAGACGAAAAATGGCAATATTCTGAGTTTTGTTACACCGCTGTCGGTGGAGAGAAGTATCTGACTTTTGGAGATTTCACTTACCCGGAAGCTCATCACAATTGTCTTGATGGTGATATCTCCTATTATTTTATGGATGAAGTTTCACTGACAGCTGTGGAAGACCCTTCAACAATTGAAGTGCAATACCCCGTTTGTGATAAATCATTTCCATTTGTATTAGACGGAACCGATATAGTTCAAAACCAAACTCTGATAGACACTACTTCCTGGTTATGGGATGGGGTCATAAACAACAGCAGCAGATTGATAGAAAAAGAAGGCTTTTATAAACTCGTTTTTGACCGGACCAATTGTGTGAGGTCTGAGTATAACATCAATATCAAAGATTCAAATTGTAGTTATTCACTCTTTTTACCTAATATATTTACTCCCAATAATGATGGTTATAACGATGATTTTTCAATGCATTCAACAGGAGTGGCTTTTAATAAAATATCAATATTTAACAGGATAGGCCAGGTAGTATTTGAATCAAATGATCCGAATTTCCGTTGGGATGGACAGCTGCACAGAAAGGACCTCAGTGATGGTGTATACGTATATCTTATTACAGGTCAGGCAATATCTTCAGGGCGGATAATTCAAAAATCAGGATCCGTGACCCTGATTAGATAA
- a CDS encoding PD40 domain-containing protein encodes MIASHRRWSQDHRLFFGGKGCFEVNGWSPDGSKITFVSNGIRTQ; translated from the coding sequence ATTATTGCCTCTCACCGGAGGTGGTCCCAGGACCATCGCTTATTTTTTGGAGGTAAAGGCTGTTTTGAGGTCAATGGCTGGTCTCCTGATGGTTCAAAAATCACCTTTGTGAGCAATGGAATCAGAACCCAATAA
- a CDS encoding TCR/Tet family MFS transporter — protein MKTRKAAIGFIFFTILIDVIGFGIIIPVIPRLITSMTGGTISDASKYGGMLMFSFAIMQFVFSPILGALSDQYGRRKILLISLFGFGLDYLLAAWAPTIAWLFVGRLLAGVMGASFTTASAYIADVSTDENRSQNFGMLGAAFGLGFIIGPTLGGILGQIGPRVPFLVSAGLTFINWMYGYFILPESLDEEHRRPFDWKRANPVGSLLQLKKYPTVFGLVGSLILIYLAAHSVQSTWTFFNMHTFGWNEQTVGYSLGFVGILVALVQAVLIRYTIPKLGQKKSLYLGFAFYALGLLLFAFATKGWMMFLFSIPYCLGGIAGPALQGIITGQIPRNAQGELQGALTSLMSVTTIIGPPLMTGIFYYFTRDTAPIHLPGSAFLLGSIFIVLSTLMAYRTLGKP, from the coding sequence ATGAAAACCCGGAAAGCAGCCATTGGATTTATATTCTTTACCATCCTGATAGATGTCATCGGATTTGGCATCATCATCCCGGTGATACCTCGTCTGATCACCAGTATGACCGGCGGAACGATCTCCGATGCAAGTAAGTATGGCGGCATGCTGATGTTTTCCTTTGCGATCATGCAGTTTGTTTTTTCACCTATCCTGGGTGCTTTAAGTGATCAATATGGGCGCAGAAAAATCCTGTTGATATCGTTGTTTGGGTTTGGTCTGGACTATTTATTGGCAGCCTGGGCTCCGACCATTGCCTGGCTTTTTGTTGGGAGATTATTGGCCGGTGTGATGGGAGCCAGTTTTACCACTGCCAGTGCTTACATCGCAGATGTGAGTACAGACGAAAACCGATCCCAAAATTTTGGAATGTTGGGAGCCGCCTTTGGTCTCGGATTCATCATAGGGCCTACATTGGGAGGCATCCTTGGGCAGATAGGGCCCAGGGTACCGTTTTTAGTATCAGCAGGTCTCACTTTTATCAATTGGATGTATGGTTATTTTATTCTGCCCGAATCATTGGACGAAGAGCATCGTAGACCTTTTGACTGGAAGCGGGCGAACCCGGTTGGCAGCCTCCTGCAATTAAAAAAATATCCGACAGTCTTTGGATTAGTGGGTTCATTGATCTTAATTTACCTGGCGGCACACTCTGTCCAGAGCACCTGGACATTTTTTAATATGCACACTTTTGGCTGGAATGAACAGACAGTAGGATATTCATTGGGTTTTGTCGGTATCCTGGTAGCCTTAGTACAAGCTGTACTGATACGCTATACGATCCCAAAACTAGGGCAGAAAAAAAGTCTATACCTGGGATTTGCTTTTTATGCTTTAGGACTGCTGTTGTTTGCTTTTGCTACCAAAGGATGGATGATGTTTTTATTTTCTATCCCTTATTGCCTGGGTGGGATAGCGGGCCCTGCATTGCAAGGCATCATCACCGGCCAGATACCCCGTAATGCCCAGGGTGAACTCCAGGGAGCTTTGACCAGTCTCATGAGTGTGACGACCATCATCGGCCCTCCGTTGATGACCGGTATTTTTTATTATTTCACCAGAGATACAGCACCGATCCATTTGCCGGGATCTGCATTTTTGCTTGGATCGATCTTTATTGTATTGAGCACTTTGATGGCTTATAGGACGCTGGGGAAACCTTGA
- a CDS encoding NAD+ synthase, with amino-acid sequence MQISLAQINSHIGNFEGNLEKILHYIELARSQGSDLVVFPELATCGYPPRDFLEFSDFIAQSESVLDQIRHAARDIAVLVGSPAINPVKEGKDLHNAAFFLADQKILYQHNKTLLPTYDIFDEYRYFEPSHDFKVFEFKGYRIALTVCEDLWNLENENPLYTVCPLDKMIDQIPDIIFNISASPFAYDHAQERIEVVRANVLKYKLPLFYCNTVGAQTDVVFDGGSLVFNADGTLYDELPYFEECIRTYEVKSNETILRTDGGHPSRTGEQPKEKYKLMHDAILLGISDYFGKLGFKQAILGLSGGIDSALTCALAVRALGKDNVMGLMMPSRYSSKGSVDDAVALARNLGIRYEIIEIEPMFDRFLAQLAPILQDRPFNVTEENIQARIRGTLLMAASNKLGPILLNTTNKSEMAVGYGTLYGDLCGGLSVLGDVYKTEVYNLVKYVNESASEPGGVIPQNSITKPPSAELRPDQKDSDSLPPYDALDTILYQYIEKRKGPNEIITLGYDPALVKRILRMVNINEFKREQTAPVVRVSPKAFGAGRRMPIVGKYLS; translated from the coding sequence ATGCAGATAAGTTTAGCACAGATCAACTCCCACATTGGCAATTTTGAAGGTAATCTGGAGAAAATACTACATTATATTGAACTAGCCAGAAGCCAGGGATCCGATCTGGTGGTTTTTCCAGAATTGGCCACCTGCGGCTATCCACCCAGAGATTTTTTAGAGTTTAGTGACTTTATCGCTCAATCTGAATCTGTCCTGGATCAAATACGACATGCCGCCAGGGACATCGCTGTGCTGGTAGGCAGTCCGGCGATCAATCCTGTCAAAGAGGGTAAGGACCTGCACAATGCTGCCTTTTTTTTAGCTGATCAAAAGATCTTATATCAACACAATAAAACCTTGCTCCCGACCTATGATATATTTGACGAATACAGGTACTTTGAGCCATCCCATGATTTTAAAGTGTTTGAGTTCAAAGGCTATCGCATCGCGCTGACCGTTTGCGAAGATCTCTGGAATCTGGAAAATGAAAATCCACTGTACACCGTATGTCCCCTGGACAAAATGATCGATCAGATACCGGATATCATCTTCAATATTTCAGCTTCGCCGTTTGCTTACGATCATGCCCAGGAAAGAATAGAGGTGGTGCGTGCTAACGTGCTGAAATACAAACTGCCATTATTTTATTGCAATACGGTAGGCGCCCAGACCGATGTGGTTTTTGATGGAGGATCCCTGGTATTTAATGCAGATGGTACGCTCTATGACGAATTGCCTTATTTTGAAGAATGCATCAGGACTTACGAAGTAAAATCCAATGAAACCATCCTTCGAACTGATGGTGGTCACCCCAGCAGAACAGGTGAGCAGCCTAAGGAAAAGTATAAACTCATGCATGATGCTATCCTCTTAGGCATCAGCGACTATTTTGGCAAGCTTGGATTTAAGCAGGCTATCCTGGGCCTCAGCGGCGGTATAGATTCTGCACTGACTTGTGCCCTGGCGGTACGGGCATTGGGCAAAGACAATGTGATGGGGCTGATGATGCCATCAAGATACAGCAGTAAAGGCAGTGTGGACGATGCCGTGGCCCTGGCCAGGAATCTCGGTATCCGATACGAAATCATAGAAATAGAACCTATGTTCGATCGATTTCTAGCGCAACTCGCTCCCATATTGCAAGACAGGCCTTTTAATGTGACTGAAGAAAATATCCAAGCCAGGATTCGAGGCACCCTACTCATGGCTGCCTCCAACAAGCTAGGACCCATCCTCCTTAACACGACCAATAAAAGCGAGATGGCAGTGGGTTATGGCACTTTGTACGGCGACCTTTGCGGTGGATTGTCTGTACTCGGTGATGTCTACAAAACCGAAGTCTACAATTTAGTAAAATACGTAAATGAAAGCGCCAGTGAGCCAGGCGGAGTGATCCCTCAAAATTCGATCACTAAACCACCTTCTGCTGAGCTCAGACCCGATCAAAAAGATTCTGACAGCCTGCCGCCCTATGATGCGCTCGATACTATATTATATCAATACATCGAAAAAAGAAAGGGACCCAATGAAATCATCACCCTGGGTTACGACCCGGCACTCGTCAAACGGATCCTTCGGATGGTCAATATCAATGAGTTTAAACGAGAACAAACGGCCCCGGTCGTCCGCGTTTCCCCTAAAGCATTTGGAGCTGGACGGAGGATGCCTATTGTGGGGAAATATTTAAGTTGA